The following coding sequences are from one Longimicrobiaceae bacterium window:
- a CDS encoding YciI family protein, with protein MRYTLLLHYLELTEAELGEEAMEAGKAAFHAYAEALDREGILVSAEVLQPSPATTTLRVRNGRLQIEDGPFADTKEQLGGSFVIDVPDLDAALAWAEKCPAAEWGAIEVRPSAVRFEAGTWIPA; from the coding sequence ATGCGTTACACGTTGCTGCTGCACTACCTCGAGCTGACTGAGGCGGAGCTCGGTGAGGAGGCCATGGAGGCCGGGAAGGCTGCGTTCCACGCTTACGCGGAGGCCCTGGATCGAGAAGGGATCCTGGTGAGCGCCGAGGTGCTCCAGCCCTCACCCGCGACCACCACCCTGCGCGTGCGGAACGGGCGCCTGCAGATCGAAGATGGCCCCTTTGCCGATACGAAGGAGCAGCTAGGGGGCAGCTTTGTGATCGACGTCCCCGACCTCGACGCCGCCCTCGCCTGGGCGGAGAAGTGCCCGGCCGCCGAGTGGGGCGCGATCGAGGTCCGTCCCTCGGCGGTGCGCTTCGAGGCGGGTACGTGGATTCCAGCGTGA
- a CDS encoding RagB/SusD family nutrient uptake outer membrane protein — MSRAFQTLGLIAAFGLSMAACDNFLAYEPKGTISGELLDSPENIEGLVTAAYAALGNDHWEVPYTSLWPYGDMRAGDAYKGGGGTGDQGGYNNIEQFVYLTPSEGKLDLMWYRLYVGISRANDALRRLAAQTDEAMPIRTTRMAEMRFIRGHFYFLLKILFNRVPWIDETVPPEEYETISNVALSSEELWAKIAEDFRYAADNLPATQPEEGRVNRYAALAYLAKVQLYRAYKQDESHAVTSVDPALLQEVVDLTDQVIGSGRYALTADFAENFLWETEDNLEAVFAIEMSISDGTPTGRLDMGNGLNYSMAPGYGCCWFHIPTQNLINAFQTDGNGLPKFDTFNDNVLSDSIDFWTNTVDPRLDHTVGIVGHPFKYDPEFIFQPSWARTPQVYGAHSSMKELQHPDCPCLRAVGPFFASSKDVVVIRYADLLLWKAEALIELGRHMEALPIINEIRQRAANSTARLKYADGSPISNYKIGLYSASGWTQSFAREALRFERRLEFAMEGHRFFDLVRWGIAAETLNEYFAVEKTRREYLVNARFTPGRDEYLAIPEQQISFSRGLYEQNPGY; from the coding sequence ATGAGCAGAGCATTCCAGACGCTGGGTCTGATCGCAGCTTTCGGACTCTCCATGGCTGCGTGCGACAACTTCCTGGCCTATGAGCCGAAAGGAACCATCTCCGGCGAGCTCCTGGATTCCCCCGAGAACATCGAGGGTCTGGTGACAGCCGCCTACGCCGCACTCGGCAACGATCACTGGGAAGTCCCCTACACGAGTCTGTGGCCCTATGGCGACATGCGCGCAGGCGACGCCTACAAGGGTGGGGGTGGAACTGGTGATCAGGGAGGCTACAACAACATCGAGCAGTTCGTGTACCTGACACCCTCCGAGGGTAAGCTCGATTTGATGTGGTACCGGCTCTATGTCGGCATATCGAGGGCCAATGACGCGCTCCGCCGCCTTGCCGCGCAGACCGACGAGGCAATGCCCATCCGGACCACACGGATGGCGGAGATGCGGTTCATCCGTGGTCACTTCTACTTCCTTCTCAAGATCCTCTTCAACCGGGTGCCGTGGATCGACGAGACGGTGCCGCCGGAGGAATACGAGACGATCTCGAACGTGGCACTCAGTAGCGAGGAGCTGTGGGCGAAGATCGCCGAGGACTTCCGATATGCTGCGGACAACCTGCCTGCGACGCAGCCTGAGGAGGGGCGCGTAAACCGATACGCTGCTTTGGCGTATCTCGCCAAGGTACAGCTGTATCGAGCCTATAAGCAGGATGAAAGCCACGCCGTGACCAGTGTCGATCCGGCGCTGCTGCAAGAGGTAGTTGACCTGACGGATCAGGTGATTGGCTCAGGTCGGTACGCTCTGACGGCCGATTTTGCGGAGAATTTCCTCTGGGAGACCGAGGACAATCTGGAGGCGGTGTTCGCCATCGAGATGTCCATTTCGGATGGCACACCCACGGGTCGCCTCGACATGGGCAATGGGCTCAACTACTCCATGGCGCCCGGATACGGCTGCTGCTGGTTCCACATCCCGACCCAGAACCTCATCAACGCCTTCCAGACCGATGGCAACGGCCTGCCGAAATTCGACACGTTCAACGACAACGTGCTGTCGGATTCGATCGATTTCTGGACCAACACAGTGGATCCGCGGTTGGATCACACCGTCGGAATCGTGGGACACCCCTTCAAGTACGATCCGGAGTTCATCTTCCAGCCGAGCTGGGCGAGGACTCCCCAGGTCTACGGTGCGCACTCCTCGATGAAGGAGTTGCAGCACCCCGACTGCCCCTGCCTCCGAGCGGTCGGCCCGTTCTTCGCGAGCTCCAAGGACGTGGTGGTCATCCGATATGCCGACCTGTTGCTCTGGAAAGCGGAAGCGCTGATCGAGCTAGGGCGCCACATGGAGGCGCTACCCATCATCAACGAGATACGGCAGCGAGCGGCCAATAGCACCGCACGGCTGAAGTACGCGGACGGCTCCCCCATCTCGAACTACAAGATCGGACTGTACTCGGCCTCCGGCTGGACCCAGAGCTTCGCGCGCGAGGCTCTCCGCTTCGAGCGTCGCCTCGAATTCGCGATGGAAGGGCACCGCTTCTTCGACTTAGTCCGCTGGGGTATAGCCGCGGAGACTCTCAACGAATACTTCGCCGTCGAAAAGACACGGCGTGAGTACCTTGTAAATGCGCGCTTTACACCTGGTCGGGATGAGTATCTTGCCATTCCGGAACAGCAGATCTCGTTCAGCCGGGGCCTGTACGAGCAGAATCCAGGCTACTGA
- a CDS encoding peptide-binding protein: MSDFDSFNQFTSTDYDTGQVLRLMLYMPLVRLDDEMNYEPYLAESAELSEDGRTLTFRLRDGITWHDGTPVTADDVVWSVEMYMNPDLAFANIQYFQFVDRVEKVDDSTVVFHFNQVHSDALADFLEWVPMPKHLLENVSAAEMRNAPFNRAPVGNGPFRFVSWTPNQQVVFEANTDFALGRPNLDRLVFRVIPEQTTELAELFTGRVDLIRGVPPSEAKRVEATRGARLVSYPSRAYAFVAWNARDSLFADPRVRRALTLAIDRQRIVDALLFGYGRVAVTDVMPFQWQFDESLEPWPYDPDAARELLAEAGWSDSDGDGVLDRDGRPFRFTLETNQGNDLREDIIVIVQSNLRAVGIDAQPRLAEWNSLIDRLKRFDFQAVVTGWSVDFKFDPSETLGCDAGVYNYPGYCNPRADSLVLRALTTLDHEEARPLWEAYQHIIHEEQPYTFLYYLDERLGISERLQGVKADARGHLVSVHDWWIRQ, from the coding sequence GTGAGCGATTTCGATTCCTTCAACCAGTTTACCTCGACCGACTACGACACCGGCCAGGTGCTCCGGTTGATGCTCTACATGCCCCTGGTACGACTGGATGACGAGATGAACTACGAACCCTACCTGGCGGAGTCGGCAGAGCTCTCCGAGGACGGCAGAACGCTTACCTTCCGCCTGCGGGACGGCATCACCTGGCACGATGGCACGCCGGTGACCGCAGACGACGTCGTCTGGTCGGTCGAGATGTATATGAACCCCGACCTGGCTTTCGCCAACATACAGTATTTCCAGTTCGTGGACCGGGTGGAGAAGGTGGACGACTCTACCGTGGTCTTCCACTTCAACCAGGTTCACTCGGACGCGCTGGCCGATTTCCTCGAGTGGGTGCCGATGCCCAAGCATCTGCTCGAGAATGTCAGCGCTGCCGAGATGCGGAATGCGCCGTTCAACCGCGCGCCGGTCGGCAACGGACCCTTCCGGTTCGTCTCGTGGACGCCCAACCAGCAGGTGGTTTTCGAGGCCAATACCGACTTCGCCCTTGGCCGCCCGAACCTCGACCGGCTGGTGTTCCGGGTGATTCCGGAGCAGACGACCGAGCTCGCGGAGCTCTTCACCGGACGCGTCGATCTGATCCGCGGCGTACCGCCGTCGGAGGCCAAGCGGGTTGAAGCCACCCGCGGGGCGCGGCTGGTGAGCTACCCGTCCCGCGCGTATGCCTTCGTTGCCTGGAACGCGCGGGATTCTCTCTTCGCCGATCCGCGGGTACGCCGCGCCCTCACCCTGGCGATCGATCGCCAGCGAATCGTCGACGCGCTGCTGTTCGGGTACGGAAGGGTAGCCGTGACCGACGTCATGCCCTTCCAGTGGCAGTTCGACGAATCGCTCGAGCCGTGGCCGTACGACCCGGACGCAGCCCGCGAGCTCCTGGCCGAAGCCGGATGGAGCGACTCGGATGGAGACGGGGTGCTGGACCGCGACGGCAGGCCGTTCCGCTTCACCCTGGAGACGAACCAGGGGAACGACCTGCGCGAGGACATCATCGTCATCGTGCAGAGCAACCTGCGTGCGGTCGGCATCGACGCCCAGCCTCGCCTGGCGGAGTGGAACTCGCTGATCGACCGGCTCAAGCGCTTCGATTTCCAAGCCGTGGTGACCGGCTGGAGCGTGGACTTCAAGTTCGATCCGTCCGAGACCCTGGGCTGCGACGCAGGTGTCTACAACTACCCCGGGTACTGCAACCCAAGGGCGGATTCGCTCGTTCTCCGTGCCCTGACCACCCTGGATCACGAGGAGGCAAGGCCGTTGTGGGAGGCGTACCAGCACATCATCCACGAAGAGCAGCCCTACACGTTCCTCTACTACCTGGACGAGCGCCTGGGCATCTCGGAGCGGCTGCAGGGAGTGAAGGCTGACGCCCGCGGTCACCTCGTGTCCGTGCACGATTGGTGGATCCGCCAGTAG
- a CDS encoding TonB-dependent receptor, with product MSATAKMVGAALLPASLALLCLVGSAQSLQAQQHRVTGTVTDVTTGEPLAGASVRVQGTSAVTLTDADGRYAISAPSPNTTLTFSMLGYVSQDVPVDGGVVVNVALEATAVALEGLTVIGYQTVERDKMTAAVSVVDVEDIQATTSNSAIKALQGRVPGLTVSSTGDPLQEGATVRVRGISTLGNNDPLYVIDGIPTKSLAAHRLRPENIESIQVLKDAASASIYGARASNGVIVITTKSPEQQPITINYSTSFTHSAYVDKLDVLNTEERGRALWQAAINDGVDPATLPIYDYEWERHPDGRAELLRVIVPEYVNDPSAGIRSADTDWYDEVTRGGLLQEHSISASMSGERGGALLSLSLFDDKGIVKGTDFRRINARVNSSYSFFDGRLRVGENLGLTRGSGTPVPSGLGGNPLALGLIAQPILPVRTESGAWAGPWGAGFDDRDNPVMLIDINQWDQNTQAQVFGNVFADYHVTDNLLATVRFGVDWQDGVNRDIQRRYQAGFLRRDVNSLSNFNYNNFDWTFNSTLNYNLSRSAHSATILGGFEAVRSTFANSRTFREGFALETESFFVENAGTGRQVVEGSRGGYSLASFFGKVDYDYDDRYLASLTVRHDGSSRFGENNRFGTFPAVAVAWRLSNETFFPSNDLVTDFKLRASWGRTGNQEIDNNAAFALYIPNYGDDKTWGPSNGTAYDLNGSDSGTLPSGFFRTQTGNPDLRWESTTEINLGVDFRLLSDRVSGAFDYFQRETDDILIQPAFIGVIGDGGARWVNGAAMETEGAEFVLGYDDQWGDLSVGITGNLGAFTNRITKLPDDVVKSYPGNVEQTILGHSVNSIFGYVVDGIFRSEEEVEAHAEQPGKAVGRLRYADLNGDGRIDALDQRFLGDTNPDFTYGLNSNFSYRGFDLSLFFQGVYGPEIYNGIKTQTDFTSIFTGANFGKRVLDAWTPENPDSRIPALTLANTNNEDRPSTYFVEDGSYLKLRELVLGYTLPGDASLPGPLAALDGARIYVRGGNLFTIKKTSGENATTLPDPEVPFGGYPLPRTLTFGVDLSF from the coding sequence ATGAGCGCGACGGCGAAGATGGTCGGGGCAGCGTTGCTGCCAGCATCGCTCGCATTGCTCTGCCTCGTGGGCTCAGCGCAGTCACTGCAAGCTCAACAGCACCGGGTCACGGGAACCGTAACGGATGTAACTACGGGAGAGCCGCTCGCCGGAGCCAGTGTTCGCGTCCAGGGGACCTCCGCAGTCACGCTAACCGATGCCGACGGGCGCTACGCGATCTCCGCTCCGTCGCCCAATACCACGCTGACGTTCTCGATGCTGGGGTACGTCAGCCAGGATGTTCCGGTCGACGGCGGCGTGGTCGTCAACGTCGCCCTCGAAGCCACTGCGGTTGCGCTCGAAGGCCTCACCGTCATCGGGTACCAGACGGTCGAGCGGGACAAGATGACGGCAGCGGTATCGGTCGTGGATGTGGAGGACATCCAAGCAACCACGAGCAACAGCGCCATCAAGGCGCTGCAGGGGCGGGTCCCGGGCCTCACCGTCTCCTCCACCGGTGATCCATTGCAGGAAGGTGCAACGGTGCGGGTGCGAGGAATCAGCACGCTCGGGAACAACGATCCCCTCTACGTCATCGATGGGATTCCCACCAAATCGCTTGCTGCACATCGCCTTCGCCCGGAGAACATCGAATCCATTCAGGTGCTCAAGGACGCGGCTTCGGCATCGATCTATGGAGCACGCGCCTCCAACGGCGTGATCGTCATCACCACGAAATCTCCGGAGCAACAACCCATCACCATCAACTATAGCACGAGCTTCACTCACTCAGCCTACGTAGACAAGCTGGACGTCCTGAATACGGAAGAGCGCGGTCGTGCGCTCTGGCAGGCAGCGATCAACGACGGAGTCGACCCTGCCACTCTTCCCATCTACGACTACGAGTGGGAAAGGCATCCGGACGGGCGAGCGGAGCTGCTCAGGGTGATCGTTCCCGAATACGTGAACGACCCCTCTGCTGGAATCCGTTCCGCGGACACGGATTGGTACGACGAGGTGACGCGCGGCGGGCTGCTGCAAGAACATTCGATTTCCGCCTCGATGTCCGGGGAGCGGGGTGGTGCGCTGCTGTCACTGAGCCTCTTCGACGACAAGGGCATCGTAAAAGGCACGGATTTCCGACGCATCAATGCCCGCGTGAACTCTTCGTACAGCTTCTTCGACGGACGACTTCGCGTTGGTGAAAACCTCGGACTCACCAGGGGGAGCGGGACACCCGTGCCCAGCGGATTGGGGGGTAACCCGCTGGCTCTTGGGCTCATCGCTCAACCGATACTGCCGGTGCGGACAGAGTCCGGGGCGTGGGCCGGCCCCTGGGGCGCGGGTTTCGATGACCGCGACAATCCGGTCATGCTGATCGACATCAACCAGTGGGATCAGAACACTCAGGCGCAGGTGTTCGGTAACGTCTTTGCCGACTACCACGTCACCGACAACCTTCTGGCAACCGTTCGCTTCGGCGTGGACTGGCAGGATGGGGTCAACCGAGACATCCAGCGCCGCTACCAGGCCGGGTTCCTGCGGCGGGACGTGAACTCACTCTCGAACTTCAACTACAACAACTTCGACTGGACTTTCAACAGCACGCTCAACTACAACCTGTCCCGCTCGGCCCACAGCGCAACCATCCTGGGCGGCTTCGAGGCCGTGCGGAGCACGTTTGCGAATTCTCGCACGTTCAGAGAGGGCTTCGCGCTGGAAACGGAGTCCTTCTTCGTGGAAAATGCCGGGACAGGCCGTCAGGTGGTCGAGGGGAGTCGCGGTGGATACTCCCTGGCCTCGTTCTTCGGCAAAGTCGATTACGACTACGACGACCGGTATCTCGCGAGCCTCACCGTTCGCCACGACGGCTCATCCCGCTTCGGTGAGAACAACCGCTTCGGGACGTTCCCCGCGGTGGCTGTAGCCTGGAGACTGAGCAACGAGACCTTCTTCCCCTCGAACGATCTGGTGACCGATTTCAAGCTCCGCGCAAGCTGGGGACGGACCGGCAACCAGGAGATCGACAACAACGCAGCATTCGCCCTCTACATACCCAACTACGGCGACGATAAGACCTGGGGGCCCAGCAACGGGACGGCGTACGACCTCAACGGGTCTGATTCGGGTACGCTGCCTTCCGGATTCTTCAGGACGCAGACCGGCAATCCCGATCTGCGCTGGGAATCGACCACCGAGATCAATTTGGGGGTCGACTTCAGGCTGCTGAGCGACCGCGTGAGCGGCGCATTCGACTACTTTCAACGAGAAACCGATGACATCCTGATTCAACCGGCCTTCATCGGGGTTATCGGCGATGGTGGTGCTCGCTGGGTGAACGGGGCAGCGATGGAGACGGAGGGGGCGGAGTTCGTTCTTGGCTATGACGATCAGTGGGGTGATCTATCCGTCGGCATCACCGGGAACCTGGGAGCATTCACCAATCGCATCACCAAGCTGCCCGACGACGTCGTCAAGTCCTATCCGGGCAATGTAGAGCAGACGATTCTCGGCCATTCCGTCAATTCCATTTTCGGCTATGTGGTCGACGGAATCTTCCGATCGGAAGAAGAGGTCGAGGCGCACGCCGAGCAACCCGGCAAGGCAGTTGGAAGGCTCCGCTACGCGGACCTGAACGGGGACGGAAGGATCGACGCTCTAGACCAGCGCTTCCTGGGTGATACGAACCCCGACTTCACCTACGGTCTGAACAGCAACTTTTCTTACCGGGGATTCGACCTGAGCCTGTTCTTCCAGGGTGTATACGGCCCGGAGATCTACAATGGCATAAAGACGCAGACGGACTTCACCTCCATTTTCACGGGAGCCAACTTCGGCAAGCGCGTGCTGGATGCGTGGACGCCGGAGAACCCCGATAGCAGGATTCCCGCGCTCACCCTCGCAAACACAAACAATGAGGACCGGCCCTCGACATACTTCGTCGAGGATGGGTCCTATCTGAAGCTTCGTGAGCTCGTCCTCGGCTACACGCTGCCCGGCGATGCCTCCCTTCCGGGCCCTCTAGCGGCACTGGATGGCGCGAGGATCTATGTGCGGGGAGGCAATCTGTTCACGATCAAAAAGACCTCGGGGGAGAACGCTACGACTTTGCCTGACCCCGAGGTGCCCTTCGGCGGCTACCCGCTGCCAAGGACGCTGACCTTCGGTGTGGATCTGTCATTCTAA
- a CDS encoding putative glycolipid-binding domain-containing protein, giving the protein MTAQRPVEHPIPTETLADVLWRRLDRPSFEHCRVLRADPLISVQGCVLTVAEGTPLRVDYLVVCSPEWITHTANVHLTHGREHRVMELRRGDSGVWVRDGQEVPEMEGLIDIDLALTPATNTLPIRRLGLNLGEEAKVEAVWVEFPSLSLQRLAQQYTRTAQQRYLYQSRDGAFHADLDVDAEGVVVRYGNIWERVAPTP; this is encoded by the coding sequence ATGACCGCCCAGCGACCCGTCGAACATCCCATCCCCACGGAGACCCTCGCCGACGTTCTCTGGAGGCGTCTGGACCGTCCCTCCTTCGAGCACTGCCGCGTGCTCCGCGCAGATCCTCTCATCTCCGTCCAGGGTTGCGTCCTTACCGTGGCGGAGGGAACACCCCTGCGGGTCGACTATCTGGTGGTCTGCTCGCCGGAATGGATCACACACACCGCCAACGTCCACCTGACGCACGGGAGGGAGCACCGCGTGATGGAGCTGCGGCGGGGCGATTCCGGCGTGTGGGTGCGGGATGGCCAGGAGGTGCCCGAGATGGAGGGGTTGATCGACATCGATCTCGCGTTGACCCCCGCGACAAACACGTTGCCGATAAGGCGGTTGGGCCTGAACCTGGGCGAGGAAGCGAAGGTCGAGGCCGTCTGGGTCGAGTTTCCGAGTCTCTCCCTGCAGCGGCTTGCCCAGCAGTACACTCGCACGGCCCAGCAGCGCTACCTCTACCAGAGTCGGGACGGCGCGTTCCATGCCGATCTCGACGTGGATGCCGAGGGGGTCGTGGTGAGGTACGGAAACATCTGGGAGCGCGTCGCGCCCACTCCGTAG
- a CDS encoding glycoside hydrolase family 32 protein — MRALIAAVCVGLCAASPGRSQELVKRINVAEDDVYLNLPVKQSNPLVKARIKLDGVSLDEFTLKLASEDPDYWTFFDVTRYRGKTLTLEVDEAGDGLRDLDLVDAAPTFPGQESVYSERYRPQVTFSSRRGWHNDPNGLIYYNGEYHLFYQHNPYGVEWGNMHWGHAVSTDLVHWRELPDALYSPDHDHMAFSGSAVVDTANTSGLSRNGVDPLLAFYTRTGVGENLAISYDNGLTFEEYPGNPVVSHEGRDPKVIWYEPGKHWVMVVWDEGHTRRSSLGEHVRYQVSFYSSPDLKNWTYESGLPGFFECPELFEIEVEGQPGVTKWVLYDANGDYVVGGFDGRKFTVEQPFRKLDNGGDFYASQMFNNIPESDGRHIQIGWFRNGDYEGMPFSQKMTFPTSLKLRESFDGLRLTPTPIEEIRSLHKKTHVFTGQLVRGDQAFASPVTGDVLHVIAEIDPGDAPTVGLDINGYRLTYDRFLNTFNGLNFVLPEGERLKIEAIVDRVAVEVFVNDGELYFVKRHNSVDADKKLEVFTGGGSNRSAVLETLTVHELESIWQQNVVTSNP, encoded by the coding sequence ATGAGAGCTCTTATCGCTGCTGTGTGCGTCGGCCTGTGCGCCGCCTCCCCTGGCCGATCCCAGGAACTCGTCAAACGGATCAACGTCGCCGAGGACGACGTGTACCTGAATCTGCCGGTCAAGCAATCAAATCCGCTGGTCAAGGCCAGAATCAAGCTCGATGGTGTTTCGCTCGACGAGTTCACGCTCAAGCTCGCGAGCGAAGATCCCGACTACTGGACCTTCTTCGATGTCACGCGCTATCGCGGGAAGACCTTGACGCTGGAAGTGGATGAGGCGGGAGATGGCCTACGCGATCTGGATCTGGTTGATGCGGCCCCGACGTTTCCGGGGCAGGAATCGGTATACAGCGAAAGATATCGGCCCCAGGTTACCTTCTCGTCCCGCCGCGGCTGGCACAACGATCCTAATGGCCTGATCTACTACAACGGCGAGTATCACCTGTTCTACCAGCACAACCCATATGGCGTAGAATGGGGCAACATGCACTGGGGGCACGCGGTCAGCACCGACCTCGTGCACTGGCGCGAGCTGCCCGATGCCCTTTACTCGCCCGACCACGATCACATGGCCTTCTCCGGCTCCGCGGTCGTAGATACCGCGAACACGAGCGGTCTCTCCAGGAACGGAGTAGACCCGCTGCTCGCCTTCTACACTCGCACCGGTGTGGGCGAGAATCTGGCCATCAGCTATGACAATGGTCTTACTTTCGAAGAATACCCTGGAAACCCGGTTGTCAGTCACGAAGGTCGCGACCCGAAGGTAATCTGGTACGAGCCGGGTAAGCACTGGGTCATGGTCGTCTGGGACGAGGGGCATACTCGACGCTCCTCCCTGGGCGAGCATGTCCGTTACCAGGTTTCCTTCTACTCCTCCCCGGATCTGAAGAACTGGACGTACGAGTCGGGCCTTCCCGGATTCTTCGAATGCCCGGAGCTTTTCGAAATCGAGGTCGAAGGCCAACCGGGCGTCACCAAATGGGTCCTCTATGACGCCAATGGTGACTACGTCGTGGGGGGCTTCGACGGGCGCAAGTTCACCGTCGAGCAGCCCTTCCGAAAGCTGGACAATGGAGGCGACTTCTACGCGTCACAGATGTTCAACAACATTCCGGAGAGTGACGGACGACATATCCAGATCGGCTGGTTCAGGAACGGCGATTACGAAGGCATGCCCTTTAGCCAGAAGATGACGTTCCCGACTTCGCTCAAGCTGCGCGAGAGCTTCGATGGGCTTCGTCTAACCCCGACTCCGATAGAGGAAATCCGCAGTCTTCACAAGAAGACTCATGTCTTTACCGGCCAGCTCGTTCGGGGCGATCAGGCATTCGCGTCGCCAGTGACCGGGGACGTGCTCCACGTGATCGCGGAGATCGATCCTGGCGATGCCCCGACGGTGGGTCTCGATATCAATGGTTATCGTCTGACCTATGATCGGTTCCTCAACACCTTCAACGGCCTCAACTTCGTGCTGCCCGAAGGTGAACGTCTCAAGATCGAGGCAATCGTCGACCGTGTGGCTGTCGAGGTCTTTGTCAACGACGGCGAGCTATACTTCGTGAAGCGGCACAACTCGGTCGATGCGGACAAGAAGCTGGAAGTGTTTACTGGCGGCGGATCCAATCGGAGTGCGGTCCTGGAGACCCTCACCGTGCATGAATTGGAGTCGATCTGGCAGCAGAATGTCGTCACATCGAATCCGTGA
- a CDS encoding carbohydrate kinase, translating to MWDSLPSGLFLGGAPFNVAGHLNALGVAASIVSRVGVDRLGDEALLRIAARGIDTGLIQRDPELETGFVSVSMTGEGIPSYRIVEPAAWDRIELNDGLIDRTASASAIVYGSLAQRHPRSRLCIERLCELATYRVFDVNLRPPHESPDVVSRSLRYADLVKLNEAELRQMATWFDLPADAREAVTALAAEFGCQIVCVTRGSEGAAILNDGRWSEHAGFEVRVVDTVGAGDAFLAAVLFGLSAGREDDEILEQANLLGAYVATQPGAIPDYRQEVIARILEDNGYSQEDCRFLVWGRFPRALP from the coding sequence TTGTGGGATTCACTTCCCTCCGGGTTGTTCCTCGGCGGAGCCCCCTTCAACGTCGCTGGTCACCTCAATGCCCTGGGCGTTGCAGCCAGCATCGTCAGTCGAGTCGGCGTGGACCGCCTCGGTGATGAAGCCCTGCTGCGGATCGCAGCCCGAGGAATCGACACGGGTCTGATTCAACGGGACCCAGAGCTGGAGACCGGGTTCGTCTCCGTCTCCATGACAGGGGAGGGCATACCCTCATACCGGATTGTCGAGCCCGCGGCGTGGGATCGAATTGAGCTCAATGACGGGCTCATCGACCGGACGGCCAGCGCGTCGGCGATCGTCTACGGCTCCCTGGCCCAGCGGCATCCTCGCTCACGCCTCTGTATCGAGCGACTCTGCGAGTTGGCGACCTACAGGGTATTCGACGTCAATCTTCGCCCGCCGCACGAAAGTCCCGATGTGGTGAGCCGATCGCTGCGATACGCCGATCTCGTGAAGCTCAACGAGGCCGAGCTCAGGCAGATGGCTACATGGTTCGACCTGCCTGCCGACGCCCGGGAGGCGGTCACCGCTCTGGCCGCCGAGTTTGGTTGCCAGATCGTGTGCGTAACCAGAGGGAGCGAGGGAGCCGCCATCCTGAATGATGGAAGGTGGTCTGAACACGCGGGATTCGAAGTCCGCGTCGTTGATACGGTAGGAGCGGGTGACGCTTTCCTGGCGGCTGTTCTCTTCGGTCTATCGGCGGGTCGCGAGGATGACGAAATCCTCGAACAGGCCAACCTCCTTGGTGCCTACGTGGCGACACAGCCAGGAGCGATTCCGGATTACCGACAGGAGGTGATCGCTCGTATTCTGGAAGACAATGGGTACAGCCAAGAGGACTGCCGCTTCCTTGTTTGGGGTCGGTTCCCGCGAGCCCTCCCATGA